The sequence CAATCAATTCTAAATTGACTTTTTACCACCCGATTTCAAAGggtcaaaacataattaatgAAAAGAGGCATGATAGATTGAAAAATGAGTCGGTTAAGTCCAATTTAATTTAGTGATTAATTAATTCCACAACTCTTAACTCTTAACTCTGAACTCAAGGTAAAAATCTTGTAATCATTACCCAATCAAAACTAATCACGATATCAGATAGCAAAAGCAAAACTACTAGAAAGAACCACCAACTCATCAAGACAGCTTCACCCTTCAACCCAAATGCTCTGTCTCTAacaacattaaaacaaaaacaaaaagatcatGTCTTGGCTTTTCAATTCGCTGCAATCCAACGATCCGGATTCACCACCACCGCACCCTCCTTCTCCATCAGTTCAAGACGACTTGTTGGTCATCGGTGATTCTATCGGCCGTCAATTACGTGGCGTTGCTAACTTCCTTGCTCCGCCTCCACCTCCACCGCCGTCCAATACCCAAGCAGCCAAACCACAACCGTTCGATTCTTCTTCTCAATCATCACAAGCTCTCCTTGGGGTTCGCAACGATCTCGCTGAAATCGGTGACAGTTTAAAATCTGGTCTCTCTAAATTCACTTCcaatttcttgcaatttaaaGATATTAACAGTAAGAACAGTGATGGTGTCGACGATGACGACGTGGCGGGGATTAATGAGGAAGTGATTGGATTTGTTAAGGAGATTTCTTTGAGACCTGAATGCTGGATTGATTTTCCTTTACCACTCCAAAACGGTAAtttatttccttgttttttttttttaaaaaaaaaacggcagtgaatattttttaattttttaattacgaAGTAAACAAAATTgtatatgaaaggaaaaaaaaattgatgtatttgttatagattttaatattttataggaATCTTGCCCGTTTGAATTTGCGTAAAATTTGATGtattattatagattttataCGAATTGCTGGATTTTGAATTGCGAAAATCATTTATTATATGTGaaggatattttaattttgggcGAAGTTGAATTAGGAATTTTTGTATCTTGCAGATTTTAGAATGACTGATGCTCAAAGAGAACATGTGTTGAATATTGAACATTTTGTTCCTAGTTTGGCACAACTTAGAAATAATCTTCGGAGTGAAATGGGGGATGGCCGATTTTGGatggtttattttatattgttgatTCCGAGATTGAATGAACATGATTTCGAGGTTCTATCGACTCCCCAGGTAACATTTATGTGTTGATATGATTTATGTtctgttcattttatttataagtttGTTTTTCCTGTGGCATTAAGTccttgaaacaataaaaaaagagtagtTTTCAGGTCAATTTAGTTGCAATAGTAGTGAAATTATAATGGGggttttgttattgttgttgttctaGCCGAAGGGTACTTTGTGATACTAGTTTTGCTGCTTTATGGTTTTTCTCAACCGAGCATAGTCTGAGTGCATGTTAAAGCTTCTGGTGAGCATAGGTAGATATTATATTAGTAGATAACACATTGTGCACCATTTTGAAGTGCAATTATTTCGAGCCACAATGCTGGTGAAACCAGAATTGGTGTCTGTTACTTCTGTACTTGTTGTTGAGCAGGGGTTGAAGGGGTAGTACACACTGCTATTTTTTGTTGCATCATCCCTCAAATTTACTGGCAGTGTGATATGTCTCAGGGAAGGGGAGGCATTGGTTGATCTTCTAGTGGTAGGCATCTAGCAAGCTTAAGCAGATAATATACCAGTTAGTAAAACATTTTGCATAGCTGCAATTTACATGCCATTACTTTGGAGGTTAACTGGTTTCTGATATTTCGTGTGTAAAAAATTGGTCTCCTTGCTGTTGAAAAGTTTTGATAAGGTGACTCACTTTTGTCATCTGATGGGATCATAATCTGTTATAACTTGCTGTGAGCTGTCTTGTCttggattttcttttatgttcttgTAAAGTTGCAATAGAAATTATAGCTTTCAATCTACTCATCTAGATGCTTGAGGAATTATTATCCTCTTCAATCTTGACATTGAG is a genomic window of Populus alba chromosome 18, ASM523922v2, whole genome shotgun sequence containing:
- the LOC118052075 gene encoding uncharacterized protein, with the translated sequence MSWLFNSLQSNDPDSPPPHPPSPSVQDDLLVIGDSIGRQLRGVANFLAPPPPPPPSNTQAAKPQPFDSSSQSSQALLGVRNDLAEIGDSLKSGLSKFTSNFLQFKDINSKNSDGVDDDDVAGINEEVIGFVKEISLRPECWIDFPLPLQNDFRMTDAQREHVLNIEHFVPSLAQLRNNLRSEMGDGRFWMVYFILLIPRLNEHDFEVLSTPQIVETRNLLLQKLQNKRNVKVESSKNSKSGAQGEITTSREEITEIADATEGLKINEENSRQSSKEKIDNSTSMDNQKKLEDEQDVSFSDLEDDDSDFSTRLSASRKARSIRAPSPSGSSDWIQLSEGSDTQGGPPKTRQSFSRDKDSDAEYSDWHKVDEYD